Proteins from one Malaya genurostris strain Urasoe2022 chromosome 2, Malgen_1.1, whole genome shotgun sequence genomic window:
- the LOC131432759 gene encoding uncharacterized protein LOC131432759 isoform X3, translating to MTVMQQITVTVAMDTANTASANGFETMVKLHNQLDTTVFGGPIQCLNLLPVLNNLRRNVSNVPDIGVQIDVFDEQRECDESQSLQGPDGINLNSHLDVFYAILRQVAGTPQEIPFLSILQHLLQIDPKEPISDIIWDTAETLVHRATLLENKEASVRLLRAPSIQKFACPHCRSDITSPTRRQSVGPLTPGPNTISSIHSPPSSFAAAPAPPPPPPPPNLAPPPPPPPPPCAPPPPPPPMAGGSAARGGPPIPPAPPAPPVPNLLSVKAHELNRPKTPETQIEVIKPLPQQETPIPRSKMKTINWNKIPPQKVFGKPNIWSIVADSHQDSPMTDLNWDEMEGLFCLQQTQGSPKLGRESGAGGTDTLERKSRKENEIILLDGKRSLNVNIFLKQFRSSNEDIITLIRNGEHEDIGAEKLRGLLKILPEVDELEMLKSFDGDNNRLGNAEKFLLQLIQVPNYKLRIESMLLKEEFKANLIYLEPNINAMLYAGEDLMNNKALQEVLYMVVVAGNFLNSGGYAGNAAGVKLSSLQKLTDIRANKPGMNLIHFVALQAEKKNIELLEFPSQMSTLENATKTTVEQINNEINAIDNRIKKIKRQIELPKTEEEIKYQMGEFITAAERDIQMMQRALKELEAMRLLLADFFCEDIATFKMEECFKIFHNFCEKFQQAVKDNEKRRVQEEQALQRRKQREEQLALKRRQSNQPGTPVSDSENSLLLDPAQYDMRYSPAMSRRRIGSFASNGEPVLLREDCASPDITPNGSLRRRRSRVLSEEDEGNLMDFLRSSGHESGSRERKSVSYGGSLDRSWARRARSGSGSKKRPDLLNVDFGNDRERPSSPSPLVESKPMPVEENKPRISREWRQKIESWLQANEADEKQNEDYKKKRKLLAVNRRSYETDNESDRGSKLDPLPEEKQPSVTSPERPLDQLPTSYKRVYPDWRPSSTLEKTDVVGTMEAIAGAIPSAQDKSALRKSSLNSQEDLDNRRYRRQRSRESAPPSSSLQSILEEDKRKSVIQSLGERPPSDRLQIYIRRGSDNTSQPESTVTSPKQATSTNESNKQSIYIRQPLGNDYSKSKSIPNTEKQSIYIRPNDNTPSTISSINSSCTSTSDNQLPEAISTVAPPPRRTRRTHQIYDEKTNNKIEIDSDNIETPPSIRKSFNRDHQTPLNSSSCRKIHPSCDQTNESESKGLVESETLGDGQFDRFSSTRRTRRFKRPVDLSSGNETTSPESLPDSQLALETVRSPLVAAVAEIESTEKQKELRLKRWQDKLNTSSGVDERGKNSETTARSTRTGRNMSRISQDDVRQAIRSLKSPTPERNWSPSKEILRDAPSTVKVASHELNDEGFEETQSLVSDTPSHGKESTSSCNEYGSDFKNKKNVRPSVSGMDGSPKKTSSRINPNLPSILINKNQSALERSKSLRGTPPSLVNKNMLPRRTNSMRKSDSPLIGANVAKHHLDVERSNSRTSLRSSRSSLSSAVSTKTVKKVPLRPKSSPLTTASGPSTIPMSLSANSSPIKRPLSAGSSRVPLSGTPASRSSSSGSSIGPNSATITAVRKPPLKSLGSSALGPSTSFKENQNQNTVRSKLQIKTASNSSIANSGGGSSSGSNATTRVSVARSIANASSRTGGFMRPTTSSATKVKGK from the exons ATGACTGTGATGCAACAGATAACCGTGACCGTAGCAATGGATACCGCTAATACCGCCAGTGCCAACGGGTTTGAAACTATGGTGAAACTGCACAATCAATTGGACACAACGGTCTTCGGTGGCCCAATCCAGT GTTTAAATTTACTGCCAGTATTAAACAATCTCAG GCGTAATGTCAGTAACGTGCCGGACATCGGAGTGCAAATCGACGTGTTTGATGAGCAGCGAGAATGCGACGAGTCACAAAGCTTACAGGGGCCCGAtggaataaatttaaattctcaTCTTGATGTCTTCTACGCAATATTACGACAG gttGCCGGCACCCCGCAGGAGATACCCTTTCTCAGCATATTGCAGCACCTGCTACAAATCGATCCGAAGGAGCCGATCAGCGATATCATCTGGGACACCGCCGAAACGCTGGTACACCGTGCCACTCTGCTTGAAAACAAGGAAGCTTCCGTACGCCTTTTGCGTGCACCGAGCATACAGAAATTCGCTTGCCCCCACTGTCGGAGCGATATCACTAGTCCAACCCGAAGGCAATCGGTGGGCCCCCTCACCCCGGGACCAAACACAATTAGTTCAATACATTCACCACCATCGTCCTTTGCGGCAGCACCAGCGCCGCCTCCACCTCCACCACCTCCTAACTTAGCGCCACCTCCTCCACCACCCCCTCCACCTTGTGCACCGCCTCCTCCGCCACCACCGATGGCCGGTGGTTCTGCAGCACGCGGAGGACCCCCGATACCACCAGCGCCACCTGCACCCCCCGTACCTAATCTGCTGTCTGTGAAGGCCCATGAACTCAACCGACCGAAAACTCCGGAGACACAGATTGAAGTTATCAAGCCACTGCCTCAACAGGAAACACCAATCCCAAGATCCAAAATGAAAACCATCAACTGGAATAAGATTCCACCGCAGAAGGTTTTCGGCAAGCCAAATATCTGGTCCATCGTTGCCGACTCTCATCAGGATAGTCCAATGACCGATCTTAACTGGGACGAAATGGAAGGTTTGTTTTGCCTTCAGCAAACCCAAGGTTCACCGAAGCTTGGTCGCGAGAGTGGCGCTGGAGGAACTGATACTCTGGAACGAAAGTCACGAAAGGAAAATGAAATTATCCTACTGGATGGGAAACGCAGTTTGAATGTCAATATCTTCCTCAAGCAATTCCGATCTTCCAATGAAGATATCATCACCCTAATCCGCAATGGTGAACACGAGGACATCGGTGCGGAGAAACTACGTGGCCTATTGAAAATTCTACCCGAAGTCGATGAACTGGAGATGCTCAAATCATTCGATGGAGACAATAATAGACTAGGAAATGCGGAGAAGTTTTTACTACAACTGATACAAGTGCCTAA TTACAAGCTTCGAATCGAAAGCATGTTACTAAAGGAGGAGTTTAAAGCAAACCTGATTTATCTGGAACCAAATATAAATGCAATGCTTTATGCGGGTGAAG ATCTGATGAACAACAAAGCACTACAGGAAGTTCTGTACATGGTTGTGGTAGCCGGTAACTTCCTGAACTCCGGTGGGTACGCGGGAAATGCTGCCGGCGTAAAACTATCTTCGCTTCAGAAATTGACGGACATTCGGGCGAACAAACCGGGAATGAATCTGATACatttcgtagcgctgcaggcagAGAAAAAGAATATCGAACTACTGGAGTTTCCCAGCCAAATGTCGACATTGGAAAATGCAACAAA aaccaCTGTGGAGCAAATTAACAACGAAATCAATGCCATAGACAACCGTATCAAAAAGATAAAACGACAGATTGAACTGCCAAAGACCGAGGAGGAGATCAAATATCAAATGGGAGAATTTATCACT GCGGCCGAAAGGGATATCCAAATGATGCAGCGTGCTTTAAAGGAACTGGAAGCCATGCGTTTACTGCTAGCGGACTTTTTCTGTGAAGACATTGCAACATTTAAAATGGAAGAATGCTTCAAAATATTTCACAACTTCTGCGAAAAGTTCCAACAAGCTGTCAAGGACAACGAGAAACGGCGGGTTCAGGAGGAACAAGCTTTACAGCGTCGGAAACAGCGTGAGGAGCAACTGGCTCTAAAACGGCGACaat CGAACCAACCGGGAACTCCTGTATCCGATTCCGAAAATAGTCTGCTCCTTGATCCAGCGCAGTATGACATGCGCTACAGTCCAGCGATGTCTCGAAGACGGATAGGATCGTTTGCTAGCAATGGGGAACCGGTGCTGTTACGTGAAGACTGTGCATCACCGGACATCACTCCAAACGGAAGTTTACGCAGACGTCGTAGTCGAGTGCTCTCGGAAGAGGACGAAGGTAATCTCATGGACTTTCTTCGTTCGTCCGGTCACGAAAGTGGCAGTCGGGAAAGGAAATCTGTGTCGTACGGTGGAAGTCTCGATCGATCCTGGGCTCGTCGAGCTCGTTCCGGTAGTGGCAGTAAAAAGCGTCCGGATCTGCTTAATGTGGATTTCGGCAATGACAGAGAACGCCCGAGTTCGCCTTCACCACTAGTCGAGTCTAAACCAATGCCAGTGGAAGAAAACAAACCGAG AATTTCCAGGGAATGGcgtcagaaaatcgaatcgtggTTGCAGGCGAACGAAGCGGACGAGAAACAGAACGAAGATTATAAGAAGAAACGGAAACTGCTGGCAGTAAACCGTCGATCGTACGAGACTGATAATGAGAGCGATCGGGGCAGCAAACTGGATCCTTTGCCGGAAGAAAAGCAACCTTCCGTGACTTCACCCGAACGACCTCTCGATCAGTTACCAACCAGCTACAAACGCGTCTATCCCGATTGGAGGCCATCCAGCACGTTAGAAAAAACCGACGTTGTAGGAACCATGGAAGCCATAGCTG GAGCAATTCCGTCAGCGCAGGATAAATCGGCTCTTCGGAAATCTAGCCTAAACAGTCAGGAAGATCTGGACAATCGACGATATCGGAGGCAACGGTCACGCGAAAGCGCTCCACCGAGCTCAAGTCTTCAGTCCATACTTGAGGAAGATAAACGTAAATCTGTCATCCAATCTCTAGGTGAACGGCCACCATCCGATCGGTTACAAATTTATATCCGTCGAGGTTCGGACAATACCTCACAGCCGGAAAGCACTGTAACATCACCAAAACAAGCCACAAGCACAAACGAAAGCAACAAACAATCCATCTACATTCGTCAACCGCTCGGAAACGACTATTCCAAGTCGAAATCCATTCCAAACACTGAAAAGCAATCGATTTACATCCGACCGAATGACAACACTCCGTCCACAATCTCCTCAATCAATTCGTCCTGCACCAGCACTAGCGATAATCAACTACCGGAGGCGATATCAACGGTAGCACCGCCGCCACGAAGAACGCGTCGAACGCACCAAATATACGACGAGAAAACTaacaacaaaatcgaaattgatTCGGACAATATCGAAACGCCGCCATCAATTCGAAAGAGTTTTAATCGCGATCATCAAACCCCCCTCAACAGCAGTTCATGTCGGAAGATCCACCCATCATGTGATCAAACCAATGAATCTGAATCAAAAGGTCTGGTGGAGTCCGAAACTCTGGGTGATGGACAGTTCGATCGGTTTTCGTCGACACGTCGAACACGACGGTTCAAGCGACCTGTTGATCTTAGCAGTGGCAACGAAACTACCTCACCGGAGTCTCTACCGGATAGCCAGCTGGCACTAGAAACGGTACGAAGTCCGTTGGTGGCAGCAGTTGCAGAGATTGAATCAACTGAGAAGCAGAAAGAACTGCGACTGAAACGGTGGCAGGATAAACTGAACACATCCAGCGGAGTTGACGAACGAGGTAAGAATTCGGAAACAACAGCTAGATCAACACGAACCGGCCGTAATATGAGTAGGATAAGTCAAGATGATGTCCGGCAGGCTATCCGGAGTCTTAAGTCCCCTACACCGGAAAGAAACTGGAGTCCATCTAAAGAAATACTTCGGGATGCCCCTAGCACTGTGAAGGTCGCTAGTCATGAGTTGAACGACGAAGGTTTCGAAGAAACCCAGAGTCTAGTTTCCGATACTCCGTCGCATGGCAAAGAGAGTACGTCTTCCTGTAACGAGTACGGGTCTGACtttaagaacaaaaaaaatgtaagaCCCTCCGTAAGTGGAATGGATGGTAGTCCGAAGAAAACTTCCAGTAGGATTAATCCAAATCTTCCCAGTATATTGATAAACAAGAATCAATCTGCGTTGGAGCGAAGCAAATCTCTGAGGGGAACTCCGCCATCTCTAGTCAATAAGAATATGTTACCACGTCGAACGAATTCGATGCGGAAATCCGACTCTCCGTTGATTGGTGCTAATGTTGCCAAACATCACTTGGATGTGGAGCGAAGCAATTCACGAACGAGCCTCAGATCGTCACGCTCTTCGCTGAGTAGTGCAGTGTCGACGAAAACAGTCAAAAAGGTGCCATTACGTCCCAAGTCATCACCCCTCACAACAGCCAGTGGTCCGAGTACCATCCCCATGTCACTTTCTGCAAATAGTTCCCCCATCAAGAGGCCCCTAAGTGCTGGCAGCTCAAGGGTACCTCTCTCGGGAACACCGGCAAGCCGAAGTAGCTCCAGTGGATCCAGTATAGGACCGAACTCTGCCACGATAACAGCTGTCAGGAAACCTCCACTGAAATCACTCGGTTCCAGTGCCCTGGGGCCTAGTACTAGCTTTAAAGAAAACCAAAATCAAAATACAGTTCGTAGTAAGCTGCAGATAAAAACAGCAAGTAATTCCAGTATAGCCAATTCTGGAGGCGGCAGTTCGTCTGGTTCCAACGCTACGACACGGGTTAGTGTTGCCCGGAGTATCGCGAATGCTTCGTCTCGCACCGGAGGTTTCATGCGTCCAACTACTTCCAGTGCTACCAAAGTCAAAGGTAAATAA
- the LOC131432759 gene encoding uncharacterized protein LOC131432759 isoform X1 — translation MTNDSNSKPGKMDSRIGLEYIVENNDYVNKLGLALDTSNATVKKQVFELLSALCAYSSSGYKRAIETLEHYKNIKGERYRLNIVVVELDKTTLVEYQIALLAFINCVIISAATLQDRIRVRNEFIGLNLLPVLNNLRRNVSNVPDIGVQIDVFDEQRECDESQSLQGPDGINLNSHLDVFYAILRQVAGTPQEIPFLSILQHLLQIDPKEPISDIIWDTAETLVHRATLLENKEASVRLLRAPSIQKFACPHCRSDITSPTRRQSVGPLTPGPNTISSIHSPPSSFAAAPAPPPPPPPPNLAPPPPPPPPPCAPPPPPPPMAGGSAARGGPPIPPAPPAPPVPNLLSVKAHELNRPKTPETQIEVIKPLPQQETPIPRSKMKTINWNKIPPQKVFGKPNIWSIVADSHQDSPMTDLNWDEMEGLFCLQQTQGSPKLGRESGAGGTDTLERKSRKENEIILLDGKRSLNVNIFLKQFRSSNEDIITLIRNGEHEDIGAEKLRGLLKILPEVDELEMLKSFDGDNNRLGNAEKFLLQLIQVPNYKLRIESMLLKEEFKANLIYLEPNINAMLYAGEDLMNNKALQEVLYMVVVAGNFLNSGGYAGNAAGVKLSSLQKLTDIRANKPGMNLIHFVALQAEKKNIELLEFPSQMSTLENATKTTVEQINNEINAIDNRIKKIKRQIELPKTEEEIKYQMGEFITAAERDIQMMQRALKELEAMRLLLADFFCEDIATFKMEECFKIFHNFCEKFQQAVKDNEKRRVQEEQALQRRKQREEQLALKRRQSNQPGTPVSDSENSLLLDPAQYDMRYSPAMSRRRIGSFASNGEPVLLREDCASPDITPNGSLRRRRSRVLSEEDEGNLMDFLRSSGHESGSRERKSVSYGGSLDRSWARRARSGSGSKKRPDLLNVDFGNDRERPSSPSPLVESKPMPVEENKPRISREWRQKIESWLQANEADEKQNEDYKKKRKLLAVNRRSYETDNESDRGSKLDPLPEEKQPSVTSPERPLDQLPTSYKRVYPDWRPSSTLEKTDVVGTMEAIAGAIPSAQDKSALRKSSLNSQEDLDNRRYRRQRSRESAPPSSSLQSILEEDKRKSVIQSLGERPPSDRLQIYIRRGSDNTSQPESTVTSPKQATSTNESNKQSIYIRQPLGNDYSKSKSIPNTEKQSIYIRPNDNTPSTISSINSSCTSTSDNQLPEAISTVAPPPRRTRRTHQIYDEKTNNKIEIDSDNIETPPSIRKSFNRDHQTPLNSSSCRKIHPSCDQTNESESKGLVESETLGDGQFDRFSSTRRTRRFKRPVDLSSGNETTSPESLPDSQLALETVRSPLVAAVAEIESTEKQKELRLKRWQDKLNTSSGVDERGKNSETTARSTRTGRNMSRISQDDVRQAIRSLKSPTPERNWSPSKEILRDAPSTVKVASHELNDEGFEETQSLVSDTPSHGKESTSSCNEYGSDFKNKKNVRPSVSGMDGSPKKTSSRINPNLPSILINKNQSALERSKSLRGTPPSLVNKNMLPRRTNSMRKSDSPLIGANVAKHHLDVERSNSRTSLRSSRSSLSSAVSTKTVKKVPLRPKSSPLTTASGPSTIPMSLSANSSPIKRPLSAGSSRVPLSGTPASRSSSSGSSIGPNSATITAVRKPPLKSLGSSALGPSTSFKENQNQNTVRSKLQIKTASNSSIANSGGGSSSGSNATTRVSVARSIANASSRTGGFMRPTTSSATKVKGK, via the exons GTTTAAATTTACTGCCAGTATTAAACAATCTCAG GCGTAATGTCAGTAACGTGCCGGACATCGGAGTGCAAATCGACGTGTTTGATGAGCAGCGAGAATGCGACGAGTCACAAAGCTTACAGGGGCCCGAtggaataaatttaaattctcaTCTTGATGTCTTCTACGCAATATTACGACAG gttGCCGGCACCCCGCAGGAGATACCCTTTCTCAGCATATTGCAGCACCTGCTACAAATCGATCCGAAGGAGCCGATCAGCGATATCATCTGGGACACCGCCGAAACGCTGGTACACCGTGCCACTCTGCTTGAAAACAAGGAAGCTTCCGTACGCCTTTTGCGTGCACCGAGCATACAGAAATTCGCTTGCCCCCACTGTCGGAGCGATATCACTAGTCCAACCCGAAGGCAATCGGTGGGCCCCCTCACCCCGGGACCAAACACAATTAGTTCAATACATTCACCACCATCGTCCTTTGCGGCAGCACCAGCGCCGCCTCCACCTCCACCACCTCCTAACTTAGCGCCACCTCCTCCACCACCCCCTCCACCTTGTGCACCGCCTCCTCCGCCACCACCGATGGCCGGTGGTTCTGCAGCACGCGGAGGACCCCCGATACCACCAGCGCCACCTGCACCCCCCGTACCTAATCTGCTGTCTGTGAAGGCCCATGAACTCAACCGACCGAAAACTCCGGAGACACAGATTGAAGTTATCAAGCCACTGCCTCAACAGGAAACACCAATCCCAAGATCCAAAATGAAAACCATCAACTGGAATAAGATTCCACCGCAGAAGGTTTTCGGCAAGCCAAATATCTGGTCCATCGTTGCCGACTCTCATCAGGATAGTCCAATGACCGATCTTAACTGGGACGAAATGGAAGGTTTGTTTTGCCTTCAGCAAACCCAAGGTTCACCGAAGCTTGGTCGCGAGAGTGGCGCTGGAGGAACTGATACTCTGGAACGAAAGTCACGAAAGGAAAATGAAATTATCCTACTGGATGGGAAACGCAGTTTGAATGTCAATATCTTCCTCAAGCAATTCCGATCTTCCAATGAAGATATCATCACCCTAATCCGCAATGGTGAACACGAGGACATCGGTGCGGAGAAACTACGTGGCCTATTGAAAATTCTACCCGAAGTCGATGAACTGGAGATGCTCAAATCATTCGATGGAGACAATAATAGACTAGGAAATGCGGAGAAGTTTTTACTACAACTGATACAAGTGCCTAA TTACAAGCTTCGAATCGAAAGCATGTTACTAAAGGAGGAGTTTAAAGCAAACCTGATTTATCTGGAACCAAATATAAATGCAATGCTTTATGCGGGTGAAG ATCTGATGAACAACAAAGCACTACAGGAAGTTCTGTACATGGTTGTGGTAGCCGGTAACTTCCTGAACTCCGGTGGGTACGCGGGAAATGCTGCCGGCGTAAAACTATCTTCGCTTCAGAAATTGACGGACATTCGGGCGAACAAACCGGGAATGAATCTGATACatttcgtagcgctgcaggcagAGAAAAAGAATATCGAACTACTGGAGTTTCCCAGCCAAATGTCGACATTGGAAAATGCAACAAA aaccaCTGTGGAGCAAATTAACAACGAAATCAATGCCATAGACAACCGTATCAAAAAGATAAAACGACAGATTGAACTGCCAAAGACCGAGGAGGAGATCAAATATCAAATGGGAGAATTTATCACT GCGGCCGAAAGGGATATCCAAATGATGCAGCGTGCTTTAAAGGAACTGGAAGCCATGCGTTTACTGCTAGCGGACTTTTTCTGTGAAGACATTGCAACATTTAAAATGGAAGAATGCTTCAAAATATTTCACAACTTCTGCGAAAAGTTCCAACAAGCTGTCAAGGACAACGAGAAACGGCGGGTTCAGGAGGAACAAGCTTTACAGCGTCGGAAACAGCGTGAGGAGCAACTGGCTCTAAAACGGCGACaat CGAACCAACCGGGAACTCCTGTATCCGATTCCGAAAATAGTCTGCTCCTTGATCCAGCGCAGTATGACATGCGCTACAGTCCAGCGATGTCTCGAAGACGGATAGGATCGTTTGCTAGCAATGGGGAACCGGTGCTGTTACGTGAAGACTGTGCATCACCGGACATCACTCCAAACGGAAGTTTACGCAGACGTCGTAGTCGAGTGCTCTCGGAAGAGGACGAAGGTAATCTCATGGACTTTCTTCGTTCGTCCGGTCACGAAAGTGGCAGTCGGGAAAGGAAATCTGTGTCGTACGGTGGAAGTCTCGATCGATCCTGGGCTCGTCGAGCTCGTTCCGGTAGTGGCAGTAAAAAGCGTCCGGATCTGCTTAATGTGGATTTCGGCAATGACAGAGAACGCCCGAGTTCGCCTTCACCACTAGTCGAGTCTAAACCAATGCCAGTGGAAGAAAACAAACCGAG AATTTCCAGGGAATGGcgtcagaaaatcgaatcgtggTTGCAGGCGAACGAAGCGGACGAGAAACAGAACGAAGATTATAAGAAGAAACGGAAACTGCTGGCAGTAAACCGTCGATCGTACGAGACTGATAATGAGAGCGATCGGGGCAGCAAACTGGATCCTTTGCCGGAAGAAAAGCAACCTTCCGTGACTTCACCCGAACGACCTCTCGATCAGTTACCAACCAGCTACAAACGCGTCTATCCCGATTGGAGGCCATCCAGCACGTTAGAAAAAACCGACGTTGTAGGAACCATGGAAGCCATAGCTG GAGCAATTCCGTCAGCGCAGGATAAATCGGCTCTTCGGAAATCTAGCCTAAACAGTCAGGAAGATCTGGACAATCGACGATATCGGAGGCAACGGTCACGCGAAAGCGCTCCACCGAGCTCAAGTCTTCAGTCCATACTTGAGGAAGATAAACGTAAATCTGTCATCCAATCTCTAGGTGAACGGCCACCATCCGATCGGTTACAAATTTATATCCGTCGAGGTTCGGACAATACCTCACAGCCGGAAAGCACTGTAACATCACCAAAACAAGCCACAAGCACAAACGAAAGCAACAAACAATCCATCTACATTCGTCAACCGCTCGGAAACGACTATTCCAAGTCGAAATCCATTCCAAACACTGAAAAGCAATCGATTTACATCCGACCGAATGACAACACTCCGTCCACAATCTCCTCAATCAATTCGTCCTGCACCAGCACTAGCGATAATCAACTACCGGAGGCGATATCAACGGTAGCACCGCCGCCACGAAGAACGCGTCGAACGCACCAAATATACGACGAGAAAACTaacaacaaaatcgaaattgatTCGGACAATATCGAAACGCCGCCATCAATTCGAAAGAGTTTTAATCGCGATCATCAAACCCCCCTCAACAGCAGTTCATGTCGGAAGATCCACCCATCATGTGATCAAACCAATGAATCTGAATCAAAAGGTCTGGTGGAGTCCGAAACTCTGGGTGATGGACAGTTCGATCGGTTTTCGTCGACACGTCGAACACGACGGTTCAAGCGACCTGTTGATCTTAGCAGTGGCAACGAAACTACCTCACCGGAGTCTCTACCGGATAGCCAGCTGGCACTAGAAACGGTACGAAGTCCGTTGGTGGCAGCAGTTGCAGAGATTGAATCAACTGAGAAGCAGAAAGAACTGCGACTGAAACGGTGGCAGGATAAACTGAACACATCCAGCGGAGTTGACGAACGAGGTAAGAATTCGGAAACAACAGCTAGATCAACACGAACCGGCCGTAATATGAGTAGGATAAGTCAAGATGATGTCCGGCAGGCTATCCGGAGTCTTAAGTCCCCTACACCGGAAAGAAACTGGAGTCCATCTAAAGAAATACTTCGGGATGCCCCTAGCACTGTGAAGGTCGCTAGTCATGAGTTGAACGACGAAGGTTTCGAAGAAACCCAGAGTCTAGTTTCCGATACTCCGTCGCATGGCAAAGAGAGTACGTCTTCCTGTAACGAGTACGGGTCTGACtttaagaacaaaaaaaatgtaagaCCCTCCGTAAGTGGAATGGATGGTAGTCCGAAGAAAACTTCCAGTAGGATTAATCCAAATCTTCCCAGTATATTGATAAACAAGAATCAATCTGCGTTGGAGCGAAGCAAATCTCTGAGGGGAACTCCGCCATCTCTAGTCAATAAGAATATGTTACCACGTCGAACGAATTCGATGCGGAAATCCGACTCTCCGTTGATTGGTGCTAATGTTGCCAAACATCACTTGGATGTGGAGCGAAGCAATTCACGAACGAGCCTCAGATCGTCACGCTCTTCGCTGAGTAGTGCAGTGTCGACGAAAACAGTCAAAAAGGTGCCATTACGTCCCAAGTCATCACCCCTCACAACAGCCAGTGGTCCGAGTACCATCCCCATGTCACTTTCTGCAAATAGTTCCCCCATCAAGAGGCCCCTAAGTGCTGGCAGCTCAAGGGTACCTCTCTCGGGAACACCGGCAAGCCGAAGTAGCTCCAGTGGATCCAGTATAGGACCGAACTCTGCCACGATAACAGCTGTCAGGAAACCTCCACTGAAATCACTCGGTTCCAGTGCCCTGGGGCCTAGTACTAGCTTTAAAGAAAACCAAAATCAAAATACAGTTCGTAGTAAGCTGCAGATAAAAACAGCAAGTAATTCCAGTATAGCCAATTCTGGAGGCGGCAGTTCGTCTGGTTCCAACGCTACGACACGGGTTAGTGTTGCCCGGAGTATCGCGAATGCTTCGTCTCGCACCGGAGGTTTCATGCGTCCAACTACTTCCAGTGCTACCAAAGTCAAAGGTAAATAA